The following proteins come from a genomic window of Alnus glutinosa chromosome 10, dhAlnGlut1.1, whole genome shotgun sequence:
- the LOC133880050 gene encoding uncharacterized protein LOC133880050 codes for MASLIISSSVSLTHSQPSTPTRAFFKPPHVSKPPTIRFPGDPSRRRTRGLTAVTRAGLSTNYYIFAFALPFSLLAITIFASIRVADKLDRDYLQELAINQAIREANEDEDEEEEEDEEDINIPLKKEPALQRTRNRPKRAA; via the exons ATGGCGAGCCTCATCATCTCCAGTTCAGTCTCACTCACACACTCTCAACCTTCCACACCCACACGTGCTTTCTTCAAACCTCCGCACGTGTCAAAGCCTCCTACAATTCGCTTTCCTGGCGACCCATCTCGCCGGAGAACCAGAGGCTTGACGGCGGTGACGCGTGCGGGTCTCAGCACGAACTACTACATCTTCGCTTTCGCGCTGCCGTTCTCTCTTTTGGCTATCACTATCTTCGCCTCCATCAGAGTCGCTGATAAGCTCGACAGAGACTATCTTCAGGAG CTTGCAATTAATCAAGCAATCAGAGAAGCTAATGAGGATGAAGacgaggaggaggaagaggacgAGGAAGATATTAACATTCCCTTAAAAAAGGAACCTGCCCTTCAACGCACTCGAAACCGGCCCAAGAGGGCAGCCTAG